One window of the Dreissena polymorpha isolate Duluth1 chromosome 5, UMN_Dpol_1.0, whole genome shotgun sequence genome contains the following:
- the LOC127880705 gene encoding uncharacterized protein LOC127880705, protein MRMRKTNLPGRVTPPELRVKILLNLDMALTCCVQNCSKGAYWLNKWKKQLCDVCGCLHKERDCKCDPPFRLFTFPTKKKNPEQREKWKQLVGRRQGNGQLWSPGKDSRVCSDHFTDGEPTINNPLPTVSMGYNEAEKRVKRMTQFEATSTKHTKRRRQISAKDNDHASEENLVATPIYDDPEVELLSHTYKLPWFVNLLAVFVTLCLRISEQNKQIVKLKAEVFIQKQIIDRLKNTVYSEKILKTDDDVQFYTGLTNKSLFNKLHEYISPFVTRRWTGVMSMAKNVRKLKSKLSARSGAKFGPERKMSSRTEFLMTLMKLRLGLLNKDLSKRFDISETLCSRIFLAWLRASFEVLKSMVYIPNEESLIASKPQRFRKFPDLHSIIDCTELFIETPKDPHLQSATWSNYKNHNTMKILVACAPNSAIVFVSPTYLGRISDKALTLDCGYLDMLPTNSMIMADKGFNITTECMQRNISLHKPPGKRGNSQMSSACVQKTKRIANHRILIEQVIRRLKTFRILANEIPISLVDHIDEMVMVCSALCNIKVPIYKS, encoded by the exons ATGCGCATGCGCAAAACCAACTTACCTGGAAGAGTTACTCCGCCTGAATTGCGagtaaaaatattgttgaatCTCGATATGGCTTTAACATGTTGCGTTCAAAACTGCTCTAAAGgggcatactggttaaataaatggAAGAAACAACTGTGTGACGTCTGTGGATGTTTGCACAAAGAGAGAGACTGTAAATGCGATCCGCCATTCAG acTATTCACTTTCCCAACAAAGAAAAAGAATCCAGAGCAAAGGGAAAAATGGAAACAGCTGGTAGGAAGACGTCAGGGCAATGGACAACTCTGGTCACCAGGCAAAGACAGTCGGGTTTGTTCGGATCATTTCACAGATGGAGAACCAACCATAAATAATCCATTGCCTACTGTCAGCATGGGATATAATGAAGCAGAGAAACGAGTGAAGAGAATGACACAGTTTGAGGCGACTAGCACAAAACATACGAAAAGGCGTAGACAAATTAGTGCAAAAGACAATGACCATGCGTCTGAGGAAAATCTTGTTGCAACACCTATTTATGATGACCCAGAGGTTGAGTTACTTTCCCACACTTACAAACTGCCATGGTTTGTTAATTTGTTGGCTGTGTTTGTTACTCTGTGTTTACGAATCAGTGAACAGAACAAGCAGATTGTTAAGTTGAAAGCCGAGGTGTTCATACAGAAGCAAATAATAGACAGGCTTAAGAATACTGTGTACAGTGAGAAAATACTTAAGACCGACGATGATGTTCAGTTTTACACTGGTTTGACAAACAAGTCTCTGTTTAACAAATTACATGAGTATATTTCACCATTTGTTACAAGAAGGTGGACTGGTGTTATGTCAATGGCCAAAAATGTTAGAAAATTAAAATCCAAATTGTCAGCCCGTTCTGGTGCAAAGTTTGGGCCGGAGAGAAAAATGTCATCGAGGACAGAATTTTTAATGACATTAATGAAGTTAAGGCTAGGGCTGTTAAATAAAGACTTGTCCAAGAGATTTGATATTTCGGAAACTTTATGCTCAAGAATTTTCCTTGCATGGCTTAGGGCATCATTCGAAGTCTTAAAGTCAATGGTGTACATACCAAACGAAGAGTCTTTGATTGCCTCTAAACCCCAAAGATTCCGGAAATTTCCAGATCTGCACTCGATTATAGACTGTActgaattatttattgaaacgccCAAAGACCCTCATCTCCAGAGCGCAACTTGGAGCAACTACAAAAACCATAACACAATGAAAATTCTTGTCGCGTGTGCTCCTAATAGTGCAATTGTGTTTGTTTCGCCTACATACCTCGGTAGAATTTCAGATAAGGCTCTAACATTAGACTGTGGGTATTTGGACATGTTGCCTACAAACTCCATGATAATGGCAGATAAAGGATTCAACATCACTACGGAATGCATGCAACGAAACATAAGTTTGCATAAGCCACCAGGCAAGCGTGGAAATTCTCAGATGTCAAGTGCTTGTGTACAAAAAACTAAACGAATAGCAAATCACCGAATTTTAATTGAGCAGGTAATCAGGAGATTAAAAACATTCCGTATACTGGCAAATGAAATTCCAATTTCACTTGTGGATCACATAGATGAAATGGTGATGGTCTGCTCTGCCCTATGCAATATAAAGGTACCAATATACAAATCGTAG
- the LOC127881477 gene encoding uncharacterized protein K02A2.6-like codes for MLKRLHSAHLGCDSMIRRARDKIFWIGIKSQIKQLARSCETCEQNRPRNQKQPMKQHSDGKHPWDKVGTDLFQIENKTYLLVIDYFTNYIELDLLTTTTSKQVIKKLKKQFSRFGIPRQIISDGGPQYSSAEFKEFAKSWQIQHHITSPNHPNSNGKAEAGVKIAKRMMLKCLETRSDPYEALLELRNTPRADTGLSPQEMMFSRQARTRIPTFEKTQVVNVKRQKRKKQIKKSYDRRAKPLPQIVKGDNVYFEHRNIHWKPGQVRDRLSERNYLVVGTDNTTYNRNRDHMRQTGVNVHIRDKSPAPIQADLGQPMNNNSEHIEAEVVPENHALQTNRYMNLRPRRNINPPAYLKDYIRH; via the coding sequence ATGTTGAAAAGGCTGCACTCCGCTCATTTAGGTTGTGACAGTATGATACGTCGAGCGCGTGATAAGATATTCTGGATAGGAATAAAGTCACAAATAAAGCAGCTGGCAAGGTCTTGCGAAACGTGTGAACAAAATCGACCGAGAAACCAAAAGCAACCAATGAAGCAACATTCAGACGGAAAACATCCTTGGGACAAAGTTGGGACAGATTTGTTTCAAATAGAGAACAAGACATATTTACTCGTGATTGACTATTTCACGAATTACATCGAGTTAGATCTGCTAACGACAACCACATCGAAGCAggtaattaaaaaactgaaaaagcaATTCAGTCGTTTCGGAATACCTAGACAAATCATAAGTGATGGAGGTCCACAGTATTCATCAGCGGAATTCAAGGAATTTGCTAAGTCGTGGCAAATACAGCATCACATAACGTCACCCAACCATCCAAACTCGAACGGAAAAGCGGAAGCTGGAGTGAAAATTGCCAAGAGAATGATGTTGAAATGTCTTGAAACAAGATCAGATCCATATGAAGCACTGTTGGAACTTAGAAATACTCCGCGTGCTGATACTGGTCTCAGTCCACAGGAAATGATGTTCTCAAGGCAGGCAAGGACACGAATACCGACATTCGAGAAAACCCAAGTCGTGAATGTGAAACGTCAAAAGAGAAAGAAACAAATCAAGAAATCGTATGATCGTAGAGCAAAACCGTTACCACAAATTGTAAAAGGAGACAATGTGTATTTTGAACATAGGAACATTCACTGGAAACCAGGACAGGTTAGAGACAGACTCTCTGAAAGAAACTATCTAGTGGTAGGTACTGATAACACCACCTACAACAGGAACCGCGATCACATGAGACAAACTGGTGTCAATGTTCATATTCGAGATAAATCGCCGGCACCGATACAAGCTGATCTAGGACAGCCGATGAATAATAACTCCGAACATATTGAAGCTGAAGTAGTGCCTGAAAACCATGCTCTGCAAACTAACCGATATATGAACTTAAGGCCTAGGAGGAATATAAATCCACCAGCCTATCTTAAAGACTACATCAGACATTAG
- the LOC127880706 gene encoding interferon-induced protein 44-like — MTEQLTGKFMDQLESWIGTGPKIFTLLYKITRDGCNATTFHQKCDNQGPTVTVLYNQQGSVYGGYASANWNSPGAYIQDGNAFLFQLKFSGSEKFTKFPLVNAVNGMYGLATYGPTFGSGHDLYTFSGSINPAGGIFTLNGYIKLGTSYSNQGVTVDQINNDTMAVTELEVYRLTDGEVTPWRKTPEWNEKFLETLMEDIVAFKPPREMGLSEVRVLMLGPVGSGKSSFYNTINSIFKGRISQRARSGKASHSITTVYTPHVTKSRSGSALNFRLCDTRGLEATQGLNILECNYLLDGHVPDYYEFNPALPITSETHGFVEKPSFADKIHCVAFVVDASCIEGMPPKLVEKIISIQEIMNHKGIPQVVLLNKVDLACRKVAAKVESVFKSASIHEVVEKVSTMFGLQFNNIFPVKNYVSEMELDVDTSIIALLALRQILYLTEDYIEGLQEKLKRVKVSTVKNKQSSEKYDEKD, encoded by the exons ATGACGGAACAGCTGACTGGAAAATTTATGGATCAGTTGGAATCCTGGATAGGAACAGGACCCAAGATCTTCACCCTGCTCTACAAGATAACCAGGGATGGATGTAACGCTACAACCTTTCACCAGAAGTGTGACAACCAGGGACCCACTGTGACGGTGCTGTACAACCAACAGGGCTCTGTTTATGGTGGATACGCTAGTGCAAACTGGAATAGCCCAGGCGCATACATTCAAGATGGAAATGCCTTTCTGTTTCAACTGAAGTTTTCTGGATCAGAAAAGTTCACTAAATTTCCATTAGTCAATGCTGTAAATGGGATGTATGGACTGGCTACATACGGGCCGACATTTGGCTCTGGTCACGATCTGTACACCTTTAGTGGGAGTATCAACCCTGCGGGAGGCATTTTTACACTTAATGGTTATATTAAGTTGGGAACCTCTTACAGCAATCAAGGTGTTACTGTTGATCAGATCAACAACGACACAATGGCGGTGACAGAACTAGAGGTCTACCGCCTGACAG ATGGTGAAGTTACTCCATGGCGAAAGACACCTGAGTGGAACGAAAAG TTCCTAGAGACACTCATGGAAGACATCGTTGCGTTCAAGCCACCCCGAGAGATGGGACTTTCAGAGGTCCGGGTTTTGATGTTGGGTCCCGTGGGGTCGGGCAAGTCGAGCTTTTACAACACCATCAACTCCATCTTCAAGGGCCGCATATCACAAAGGGCTCGGAGCGGGAAAGCTTCACACAGCATCACAACTGTG tacACGCCTCATGTGACAAAGAGTCGGTCTGGGTCGGCGCTTAATTTCCGGCTTTGTGACACCCGGGGATTAGAGGCAACACAGGGCTTGAACATCCTCGAGTGCAACTATCTGCTGGATGGTCACGTGCCAGATTACTATGAG ttcaaCCCAGCTCTACCAATAACATCGGAAACACATGGCTTCGTAGAAAAGCCGTCTTTCGCAGATAAAATTCACTGTGTAGCGTTTGTCGTGGACGCGTCCTGCATCGAAGGCATGCCACCAAAACTCGTTGAAAAAATTATCAGCATTCAGGAAATCATGAATCACAAAG ggaTTCCTCAAGTCGTTTTGTTGAACAAGGTTGATCTAGCATGCAGGAAAGTAGCAGCAAAAGTTGAAAGCGTGTTTAAAAGTGCAAGCATCCACGAGGTGGTTGAGAAAGTATCAACGATGTTCGGTTTGCAGTTTAACAACATCTTCCCGGTAAAGAACTACGTGTCTGAGATGGAATTGGACGTTGACACGAGCATCATTGCCTTACTTGCTTTAAGGCAGATTCTGTATCTGACCGAGGATTACATTGAGGGTCTGCAGGAGAAGCTGAAAAGAGTTAAGGTGTCGACTGTTAAGAATAAAcaatcatctgaaaaatacgatgaGAAGGATTAG